The Eublepharis macularius isolate TG4126 chromosome 3, MPM_Emac_v1.0, whole genome shotgun sequence genome has a window encoding:
- the LOC129326631 gene encoding uncharacterized protein LOC129326631 isoform X1, with protein MSSTQEVGAAADEADQGAEVVAAPVALAVEPEEDLGAVSCREKQRILICGHSMVFWAAHQARRTRIGSQLGLSDWARVEWQGRRGLRWPGLLPLLFGRRSGLPPHVLVIHLGGNDLGLMQGRALSLQVKQDLQFILRRWPGVLIIWSAMLPRRVWREALHRPAIERARMKANRAIQKALGEGLGIYLPHPRIRATFADLYRGDGVHLSASGNEVFLDDLRQGLRLALSHLWGARA; from the exons ATGTCTTCGACTCAGGAAGTTGGTGCAGCGGCTGACGAAGCTGATCAGGGAGCTGAAGTGGTTGCGGCACCCGTGGCCTTGgcggtggagcctgaagaggaccTTG gtgctgtgtcctgccgagagaagcaaagaattctgatctgcgggcacagtatggttttCTGGGCGGCCCACCAAGCACGGAGGACGAGGATTGGGTCGCAGTTGGGTCTGAGTGACTGGGCccgggttgagtggcagggccgtcggggccttcggtggcccggcctgctgccttTGTTATTTGGCCGGAGGAGTGGCCTCCCGCCCCACGTGTTAGTCATTCACCTAGGTGGGAATGATCTGGGGCTCATGCAAGGCAGGGCATTGTCCTTGCAAGTTAAACAGGACCTGCAGTTCATTCTTCGGCGGTGGCCTGGTGTTCTCATTATTTGGTCCGCCATGTTGCCTCggcgggtttggcgggaggccttgcaCCGTCCGGCTATTGAAAGGGCTcgaatgaaggccaatagggctattCAAAAGGCTTTGGGTGAAGGGTTGGGTATTTACTTacctcaccctcggatcagggccacttttgccgacctctaccgaggtgacgGGGTACACCTTTCGGCGTCCGGCAACGAGGTGTTTTTAGATGACTTGCGGCAGGGGCTTCGGCTGGCCTTAAGCCATCtctggggcgccagggcctaa
- the LOC129326631 gene encoding uncharacterized protein LOC129326631 isoform X2, whose protein sequence is MSSTQEVGAAADEADQGAEVVAAPVALAVEPEEDLDGSFQAACPGGGPPSSADAAGTLAAWESEAFRAIWLAVAPSTRRAYNRAVLCPAERSKEF, encoded by the exons ATGTCTTCGACTCAGGAAGTTGGTGCAGCGGCTGACGAAGCTGATCAGGGAGCTGAAGTGGTTGCGGCACCCGTGGCCTTGgcggtggagcctgaagaggaccTTG atggatcGTTTCAGGcggcttgccccggaggcggacCCCCATCCAGTGCAGATGCCGCAGGaactttggctgcttgggagtcCGAGGCATTCAGGGCCATCTGGCTTGCAGTGGCCCCGAGCACCAGGAGAGCCTACAAcagagcg gtgctgtgtcctgccgagagaagcaaagaattctga